CGTCAGAGTGGATTCAACACAATCGGAACTCCTCGCTCGGGGCGAAGTGTAAGAACTGTAAAAGGCGAATGGACGTAATTTGGAGAAAGGGTGAACTTGAAACGCTGCAACATCATTGAGAGTGCGATCTTGACTTCATTAGTAGCAAAGTTCAACCCCACGCAAGTCCTCGGTCCAAAGCCAAATGGAAGATATGCCATGGTATTGTAATTCGTTGCTTTAGCTACCCCTTCTGCAAATCTCTCTGGCTTGAAAAGAAAAGCGTCTGCTCCCCATATCTCTGAATCACAGTGGATTGCACAAGGTAGAATATTGATATCCATATCAGCTGGAAGTGTCAGCTTTCCGAGTTTCACTTCACTTCCGACTCTTCTCACAATATTCGTTGCAGGAGAGTACAGCCTCATAGTTTCATTGATGATCATGGTCATCTGCAAGAGCATAATTAGAAATACAAAGATTATAAGTTAGATTGAAAGGTTTAAAGACTAAAAGAACATTAAAATCCAAACTGAAGTGTAAGTTGTGACCTCTGACTGTAGTATAGTTTTGCTTACATTTCTTAGTCTAGCAATGAAGTCTGGTTTTGGTTTTTCGTGGCCAAAGAATTCAAACACTTCGTTTCTTGCTTTTTCTTGCCAATCTGTGTGGATTGCCAAGAGGAAAATAGTCCAGGTTAGGGCAGAGCTTATTGTTTCATGTCCTGCAAGGTAAAATGTCTTGCATTCGTCCACAATATCGTCTATTGTAATCCTGTATTTTATATCTGCAGCATGGTGAGCTTTAAGAAGTGAACCAAGAAAATCGTTCCCGTAACTGTCTGCTTTTCCTGTCTTTACCCCTTCTTCTCTCTTATTTACAATCGACATGATTGAGTTCCGAAGCGATTCTTCGATTTTTTCTGATGCAATATCATCAGCTGAGCGGAAAATTTTCCTGAGTTGTTTGACGCAACAGATAAGCTACATCATCTAATGAAAGTTGAGAAAAGTAGAGAGTACTGAAAGCAAGTTAAGCATACCAATCCTCGAGGAACCGAATTTTGGCATCATTTTTGAAAATGAAGAAACCAAGCTGCATCAACATTTCAAATATGTTCTTGCCTTCTAAGTAGCTGCTTCCAAAAGCTGTCCTGGAGATAACCTCTGAGGTCAAATGCCTGAATTCTTCATATACTTCAATTTCCTTGCCATCATGACATCTCCACTTTTCAAGCACAGTTTCCACACTTTCGATCATTGCTGGAACCATATCCTGCATACAAGCTATACTCTTTAGGCATTGAACTTTTAGAATTACTTGTAACTATGATTAAATTTTATACGCTCAACAATCCGGGATTTACCTTTAAGCTTTCTGCATGGAAAGCATGATTTGCCAGCTTCCGAAGCTTCAACCACTTCTCTCCTTCTGTCATGACGAGCCCATCTCCTATCAGCTTTTTGACAAGGCTGTTAGCTTTGATTTTTGGGTAGGCACCCTCTTTATTGCTTAGAATTTCTCGAATTAACTCTGGTTCAGTGACAACCAGTTGAGGTTTATTACCAATCCAGATGAGGAAATTTTTACCTGTTCAATTAGTTTGAGCTAATATAAGTGAATCATTTACTAATGTGTAAGTAATTAAGTCTATCATAGCAAAAATagcccaaaaagaaaaagtaaatgcTGCTTCCTGTTTCTTTCATTTGTCTTGGACTGGCATCTTGCAGACAACCTAAAATAGGAAACACTGATATACGAGGCTACCATTTTGACTATGtttaaaaagttgaaaattgtTAAAGTTAGTAAAAATAACAACTAGATACCATATAAATTCCTCCACGCATACACATGAGGCTGGATTCTGGGAAATATGTCATGTGAAATATCGACCATGGGGCAGCTCATGGATTTGCTTTTCATGCTAAGGATTTCTTTTGTGTTCCCATATAAAAACTTGTAAGGAGGACCTTTGATTCCCTGCGCCCTCATGACATATTGCATATGAATTGGAGCCCAGCAAATCTTGTAGAAAATTCTAAAAAGAACTAGTAAGAAAAAGCACAGAAAACAGGAGAATATGATTCCCATGGTTCCCAACAAAGTCAGAGACTTTTGCACACTATGATGTAGTAATTTGCAAACTAAACTATGCTTCTCGGGTGATATTTATTGTAGTGCCTCAGCCGCATTGGAATCTTGGGACACAACTATATTAGGGGGCATAATTATAGGCACTAATTGCCTGCTATATGGGGTTAAACTTGCAGGCACTGCCTGCTTAGTTGGAAATGGTGATAACAGCTCTCTACGATTTTTTCAATGCCGACAGCATGAACGTTAGTGCATAGAATATATTTTAGTTTGTGTGTGCATCAATACTGTGCAACTCTGTTAACTTCTTCCATTGTCGTCTATACAGATTGTATATCCAACCATCCATAGGGCTCCAACATTGTCAAATTCTTGGAAATATAAGCCAGGAATTGGGCGTTATTAGCTGGACATATGAACATAGATTTCTCGTGTTAGAAATCCGACCTAGCCATCATTAATTTCTTCGACAAAGACAACTTTCCCATAAGAAAATACTGGATTTACCCGTTTGTTGTATCAACTCTTTTGTCTGGCACTTTTGGCATAGTTATACATGCAAATGGTTCTTTGCCTGGAGAATATTGCATGTACATATGAATAATTCAGTAAGTTCCTTTTAATTGTGTTCTATTTGAGCAATATCATTCAGGTAAATTGCACTACGACTCCCGAGACACGCACATAAAGTTACTTATACTATTGTAAAATTTTGCCGACCAACAATCTGGAATTGAATTGTAGAACATCAGAGGGAACGCAGGATTACTTGAATCCCGGTTTGTGGAGTGAGGGAAAGGATATGAACCGGGGAATGAGTATATATAGGTAAAGTTCAAGCCAAGACAAGCTCGAGCTCCCCGATCAAATGGCAAAAATGCTGCTATGTTGGTATTGGTGGATCCAGCAATCCCTCCTTGAAATCTTTCTGGTTTGAAAAGATGTGAATCTGCACCCCATATTTGGGGGTCATGATGAATTGCCAAAATTGGAATTAGGATGTCTGTATTGGCTGGAAGAATGAGCCACAACCCAACTTCAGTCTCTTTGTTAGCTCTTCTTTCAGTGAAAATCACAGTAGGACTCATTTATAATCATGGCCATCTGTTTTAGTCTTGCAATGCCTTCTGCATTTGGAGTTTTTTCACCAAATGCTTCAAGAACTTCCTCCCTTGCCTTGCCAATCCTTGCCAATCGGTGTAAATTCTCTAATGAGCTCTGGCTCGCCAACAACTATCTTTGCTTTTAGGACCATGCCAATAAACAAAATTATTACCCAGCAAAATACAAGGGAAAGAGATTCTCTCAGTTACATGTTTCCTTTAATGATGATATTGGTTTGTATTTTGAgtatttgaaaatatttcacCATGCAACTATAGATTTAATCCAAGACTATGATACTCAGAAGAGACTATAGGTCCTCACTCCTAGATTTTAATGAAACACATGTAAATGTTCTATCAACTCTATTAGACTATTACTAATCAACCACCAAAATGGactgaccaaaaaaaaaaaaaaacccaccaAAATTGGGAATGGCAATTGGGCATTTGTGAGCCAAACGCACCTAAGCCCGAGCGCTGCTACCGCTAAAGATGGCCTAGAACGTAGCTCGGCTACCAAGCTTCTTGGGCTCCAAACCTAATTGTGGTCAGCTCAAACTCAATTTCTTTGAACACATTTCTCAATTCCGGGATGTCTCATGTACACTCCCTCTCGTCGTATCATCCAATCTATCCCTCCACTCCTAACTCGTTTTTTGCTTAAATTATGCTTGAACAGAAATACTTGTTAATGGTATAATTTATAGTAAACAAAAGTTGTCGCAGTAACAAAATAGATGACTGTTTAAACCTCAATTATCGGTTTGAGTAAAGATTAGCCTATTCAGTGTGCTGAGCTTTCTAGATAACTAatgacaatttgaagtgaattgtttTTTAAGTTGGTTGTCGTCTTTGTACCCTTTTATCTGCAAATACCAATCTTCCTGCAAGAACTAAAACTTTTTCAACCATTTACGTCAATTTAGTAGGAGGAGGATGATAATGTTTAAATTTTACATGGGATCCACGATTTATGTTATGTGCTTATtagctatgttttcagaaccggaccggatagcgactcggccgaggtcaggggtcaggggtcaatgggttcgacggggggtcgataggggtcgaaccggatgacgtcataaataaaaattatttaaaaattaaaatattatatatataatatctaataatatattgatattaataaaggtatatccatatatatttgatgtttcaaatatatttaacaagaaaatacaaagaaattagaacaatcaagtagcaatttatattatttaataaatattaataagtttagaattaaaattacgaatttaattgaaaaataacatcaaattttaggacaatatttataaagtatcaaatatttgaggtatatcaataaattttaacaatttagggggtcaaaacataatattaaaaagtttgaatttttttaaaaaaattactgttgaaccggaaaaaccgattttttcccggtcaaacccggtttttgaccggCTTTGACCGGATTTTAAATTTCCGGTTTTTTAATGTGACTCGGACCGGCTGcctggccggttcccggttcgaccGGCCGGTCCAGTCCGAGTTTGAAAACAGAGCTTATTAGTGGTGCTTTGATTACAGTTTTCTATTAGAAAATTCTTACGTTCTTCCAGTAAACACATCTTTCAATCATCTTTATACtttacatacatcaaatcggTATGATATATTTTTCAATAGAAACTCTGCAAAAATACTCCGGCAAAGGATAAATTAAAAGATACTACTGTGCTAATGGTAAGACTACAAGAGTGCAACTAATATTTACCATATATCTGAGTCCATGAATATATATGGGAAGTATGTGGTGTGATATGCCAAGGGTCCTTCGTTGAAAATGCTCCCTCATCTTGGAAATCTCTTTGGTGTTGCCGTGAATGAATCTGTAAGGAGGTCCCTTTATGCCCTGTGAGAGCATAACACACTCTCCTTGGAGTCCACCATGGCTTGTGAAAATACTTGATAACAAGCGAAAACAGGTACGAAAACAAACAGCTTAAGAAAATGACTTCTAA
This portion of the Coffea eugenioides isolate CCC68of chromosome 11, Ceug_1.0, whole genome shotgun sequence genome encodes:
- the LOC113752622 gene encoding cytochrome P450 CYP749A22-like, whose amino-acid sequence is MSPTVIFTERRANKETEVGLWLILPANTDILIPILAIHHDPQIWGADSHLFKPERFQGGIAGSTNTNIAAFLPFDRGARACLGLNFTYIYSFPGSYPFPHSTNRDSSNPAFPLMFYNSIPDCKEPFACITMPKVPDKRVDTTNGIFYKICWAPIHMQYVMRAQGIKGPPYKFLYGNTKEILSMKSKSMSCPMVDISHDIFPRIQPHVYAWRNLYELIREILSNKEGAYPKIKANSLVKKLIGDGLVMTEGEKWLKLRKLANHAFHAESLKDMVPAMIESVETVLEKWRCHDGKEIEVYEEFRHLTSEVISRTAFGSSYLEGKNIFEMLMQLGFFIFKNDAKIRFLEDWKIFRSADDIASEKIEESLRNSIMSIVNKREEGVKTGKADSYGNDFLGSLLKAHHAADIKYRITIDDIVDECKTFYLAGHETISSALTWTIFLLAIHTDWQEKARNEVFEFFGHEKPKPDFIARLRNMTMIINETMRLYSPATNIVRRVGSEVKLGKLTLPADMDINILPCAIHCDSEIWGADAFLFKPERFAEGVAKATNYNTMAYLPFGFGPRTCVGLNFATNEVKIALSMMLQRFKFTLSPNYVHSPFTVLTLRPERGVPIVLNPL